A segment of the Nitrosopumilaceae archaeon genome:
TAAACATTAATTGATATGAATGGCTTGACCCTTCTAAAATGCATCTGTGATGAGACACGCTTTAGCATACTTGAATTGCTTCAAAAGAACAAGGAACTTTGTGTCAATGACTTGGTTACCAAACTAAAAAAAGACCAACCACTAGTTTCTCATCATCTAAGAGCCTTGAAGGAATGCAACATTATTCATTCAAGAGGAAACGGAAAGATGACAATGTATTCAATTTCAAACAAAGAGAC
Coding sequences within it:
- a CDS encoding metalloregulator ArsR/SmtB family transcription factor, whose protein sequence is MNGLTLLKCICDETRFSILELLQKNKELCVNDLVTKLKKDQPLVSHHLRALKECNIIHSRGNGKMTMYSISNKETAKLIANITNAGEKIATICNDPTCCA